In Oceanobacillus sp. FSL K6-2867, one DNA window encodes the following:
- a CDS encoding TRAP transporter small permease, whose amino-acid sequence MKVVRWLDEHFEEYILVFLSAFTVVIIFMQVVMRYVFDNSLTWSEELARYMFIWLIYIGVSYAVKKKRHLGVDAITMLFQEKGKLVIALIANFLFLIFAMVMTYFGLDIVLRVTRESAALQIPLAWVYAAPVVGMALTSIRLIQNMLLEVKQLKELKNKDSKQLTNEQGETA is encoded by the coding sequence ATGAAGGTAGTAAGGTGGTTAGACGAGCATTTTGAAGAATACATCCTTGTATTTTTGAGTGCGTTTACAGTTGTGATTATTTTCATGCAGGTTGTTATGAGATATGTATTTGATAACTCGCTGACGTGGTCTGAAGAACTGGCAAGATATATGTTTATATGGCTGATTTATATAGGTGTAAGCTATGCGGTAAAGAAAAAGAGGCATCTAGGTGTTGATGCAATAACAATGTTGTTTCAGGAAAAGGGGAAACTGGTTATCGCGCTAATTGCTAATTTTTTATTCTTAATATTTGCAATGGTTATGACCTACTTTGGTTTGGATATTGTTTTGCGAGTTACCAGGGAATCAGCTGCATTGCAAATACCTTTAGCTTGGGTATATGCTGCTCCGGTTGTAGGAATGGCCTTAACCTCTATCCGGCTTATCCAAAATATGCTACTTGAAGTAAAGCAATTAAAAGAGTTAAAGAATAAAGATTCAAAGCAGCTGACTAATGAACAGGGGGAAACAGCATGA
- a CDS encoding FadR/GntR family transcriptional regulator, giving the protein MDPVDVTERKSLKKTVIQEIKKYIIDQQLKAGDKLPTERTFTMMFGVSRSVVREALSYLENTGVVTTTQGKGAFINESNIENLLNSFFFLWQVNDGQIEDILSLRIIFESSAIDEIIRQNRMDELTELKNRVDDSKNCQSLEEFREADIAFHKHLLEATNNKLFIQMTNMITTYFFETEYIEMTIDEYQKAASEHLQIVEAMIKGNAEQAKSLLTGHIQNTKV; this is encoded by the coding sequence ATGGATCCAGTCGACGTGACAGAAAGAAAGTCTCTAAAAAAAACGGTCATACAGGAAATTAAAAAATATATAATCGATCAGCAACTAAAGGCAGGAGACAAACTTCCGACAGAGCGTACATTCACTATGATGTTCGGGGTAAGCAGGTCTGTGGTCAGAGAGGCCTTAAGTTATCTCGAAAATACTGGGGTTGTTACAACAACACAGGGAAAAGGCGCATTCATAAATGAATCAAACATAGAAAATCTCCTGAACAGCTTTTTCTTCCTTTGGCAGGTTAATGATGGGCAAATCGAGGACATATTAAGCTTAAGAATCATTTTTGAGTCAAGTGCCATTGATGAAATTATTCGGCAAAATCGAATGGACGAACTAACTGAATTAAAAAACAGGGTGGATGACAGTAAAAACTGCCAATCATTAGAGGAATTCAGAGAAGCGGATATTGCTTTTCATAAGCATCTTCTAGAAGCAACCAATAATAAGCTGTTTATTCAAATGACGAACATGATTACAACTTATTTTTTTGAAACGGAATATATTGAAATGACAATAGACGAATATCAAAAAGCTGCATCAGAGCATTTACAAATTGTAGAAGCAATGATAAAAGGAAATGCTGAACAAGCAAAATCATTACTCACAGGACATATTCAAAACACAAAGGTATAG
- a CDS encoding DASS family sodium-coupled anion symporter, which translates to MKKKNLVALLLAFAVLIIIIALPNPDTLPVAGQRALAVLAFAVILWVTEAVAYPVSAVMIVSLLAVLIGTSPTVEDPTIVYGTKQGLSMAVDGFSSSAVLLVGGALVLATAMELTGLHRRIALYIMSKVGTKPGALVLGTIIVSFVLALFVPSATARAGTLVPILLGIIAAFGLAKESKLAALLMITAVQSISIWNIGIKTAAAQNMVALGFMEKAFGIDVTWGEWFLYAGPWAILMSVLLYFVMVNLIKPDMSEIKEGVSIKKQLQELGKISGKELRLIIIAGMLLLFWATEGTLHPLDSTTITIIAVAVMLTPIIGIFTWKEVQSKVPWGTLIVFATGISLGTVLLATEGATWLSSNTFEALGVTNMSLVAMIAVLALFNILIHLGFASATSLASAFIPIVIALVGSMEPASFNGPGLVLIMQFVISFGFLLPVSAPQNMLAYGTGTFTMKQLLKSGIPLTVVGYLLILLFSATYWKWVGLL; encoded by the coding sequence ATGAAAAAGAAAAATTTAGTCGCCCTTTTACTAGCGTTTGCAGTTCTAATAATTATCATCGCCTTGCCAAATCCGGATACACTCCCGGTAGCAGGCCAGCGTGCGCTTGCTGTACTTGCATTCGCGGTTATTCTGTGGGTGACAGAAGCTGTGGCGTATCCTGTAAGTGCTGTCATGATTGTTAGTTTGTTGGCTGTCCTTATTGGTACTTCTCCAACAGTGGAAGATCCGACAATTGTATATGGTACGAAACAAGGTCTCAGTATGGCTGTCGATGGATTTAGTTCATCCGCTGTATTGCTTGTCGGTGGAGCGCTTGTCCTTGCAACAGCGATGGAGCTTACCGGATTACACAGACGGATTGCGCTTTACATTATGTCAAAAGTTGGGACAAAGCCTGGTGCACTTGTTCTCGGTACGATTATCGTCAGCTTTGTGCTTGCATTATTTGTACCAAGTGCAACTGCCCGTGCAGGTACATTGGTTCCAATTCTGCTTGGTATTATTGCTGCATTTGGACTAGCTAAAGAAAGCAAATTAGCTGCACTGCTGATGATTACTGCTGTCCAATCGATTTCCATCTGGAATATCGGGATTAAAACTGCAGCAGCTCAAAACATGGTCGCACTTGGTTTTATGGAAAAAGCATTTGGAATCGATGTTACATGGGGGGAATGGTTCTTATATGCCGGGCCATGGGCGATTCTGATGTCAGTTCTCCTCTACTTCGTTATGGTCAACTTAATTAAGCCGGATATGTCCGAAATTAAAGAAGGAGTAAGCATCAAAAAGCAATTACAGGAACTCGGGAAAATCAGTGGTAAAGAACTTCGTCTAATTATCATTGCGGGAATGTTATTACTTTTTTGGGCAACAGAAGGTACATTACATCCACTTGATTCAACGACCATTACGATTATAGCAGTAGCTGTCATGTTAACGCCGATAATTGGAATTTTCACTTGGAAAGAAGTACAATCCAAGGTTCCATGGGGGACTTTAATTGTTTTTGCAACGGGGATCTCTTTAGGAACGGTACTATTAGCAACAGAAGGTGCAACATGGCTATCCTCTAATACATTTGAAGCACTTGGTGTTACGAATATGTCTCTAGTTGCAATGATTGCAGTTCTTGCATTATTTAATATTTTAATCCATTTAGGGTTTGCTAGTGCGACAAGCTTAGCATCTGCATTTATCCCAATCGTTATCGCACTGGTCGGCTCGATGGAACCAGCATCATTTAATGGTCCAGGACTGGTATTAATCATGCAATTTGTGATTAGCTTCGGCTTCCTATTACCAGTTAGTGCACCACAGAATATGCTTGCATATGGGACAGGAACCTTTACGATGAAGCAGCTACTGAAATCCGGTATCCCACTTACGGTCGTGGGCTATCTTCTCATCCTTCTGTTCAGTGCGACGTATTGGAAATGGGTTGGATTGCTCTAA
- a CDS encoding N-acetylneuraminate lyase has protein sequence MKGIFSALLVPFDDQGRIKEQGLREVIRNNIDVQQVDGLYVNGSSGENFMLTTDQKKQIFKITHEETNGAIKLIAQVGSINLDEAVELGKYATELGYDSLSAVTPFYYKFTFDEIKNYYETIIEATGNNMIIYAIPALTGVSMSLEQFDVLFQNEKVIGVKYTDGNFFMLERLRKKYPNKLIYSGFDEMLIYGAVSGVDGAIGSTYNIHGNLAKQIFEMVQQGEVASAYEVQHVMNDIIEKVLELGLYQTLKEVLNVKGIDAGTVKRPMSPFDPAKREAVEKLVKDFNL, from the coding sequence ATGAAAGGTATATTTTCAGCGTTACTCGTTCCTTTTGATGATCAGGGGAGAATTAAAGAACAGGGGTTACGTGAAGTAATCAGAAATAATATCGACGTGCAGCAAGTTGATGGGTTATATGTAAACGGAAGCTCTGGAGAGAACTTCATGCTGACAACCGACCAGAAGAAGCAAATTTTTAAAATTACACATGAAGAAACGAATGGAGCAATTAAATTAATCGCACAAGTTGGCTCAATCAATCTAGATGAGGCTGTGGAACTTGGGAAGTATGCAACAGAATTGGGCTATGACAGCCTTTCAGCTGTTACGCCATTCTATTATAAATTTACGTTTGATGAGATCAAGAATTACTATGAAACAATTATTGAAGCAACAGGCAACAATATGATTATTTATGCTATTCCAGCTTTGACAGGCGTATCCATGTCATTGGAACAGTTTGATGTACTTTTCCAAAATGAAAAAGTTATCGGTGTTAAATATACAGATGGCAATTTCTTTATGTTAGAGCGTCTGCGTAAGAAATATCCAAATAAACTGATCTATTCAGGATTTGACGAAATGCTAATATATGGTGCGGTCTCCGGAGTGGACGGTGCAATTGGAAGTACCTATAATATCCATGGTAATCTTGCAAAACAAATTTTTGAAATGGTGCAGCAGGGAGAAGTTGCCAGCGCCTATGAAGTACAGCATGTCATGAACGATATCATAGAAAAAGTTCTGGAACTTGGGTTGTATCAGACATTGAAGGAAGTATTGAATGTGAAGGGTATCGATGCTGGAACAGTGAAGCGGCCAATGAGTCCATTTGATCCAGCTAAAAGGGAAGCTGTGGAAAAACTGGTGAAAGATTTTAATTTGTGA
- a CDS encoding N-acetylmannosamine-6-phosphate 2-epimerase — MLEKIKGNLIVSCQALPDEPLHSSFIMSKMALAALEGGAKGIRANSKADIIEIKKEVDLPVVGIVKRDYEGSSVFITATYQEIDELMESGCEMIAMDATNRERPNNIELAELVSYTREKNSNIELMADIATLEEAVQAEQLGFDCISTTLHGYTEITKGKKLYHDDLKFLKDVLENVNIPVIAEGNVITPEMYKRCMELGAYSSVVGGAITRPKEITKRFVGMTE, encoded by the coding sequence ATGCTGGAAAAAATAAAAGGAAATTTGATAGTGTCCTGTCAGGCATTACCTGATGAACCACTACATAGTTCATTTATTATGTCCAAAATGGCATTAGCAGCATTAGAAGGTGGAGCAAAAGGCATTCGAGCCAACTCTAAAGCGGATATTATCGAAATTAAAAAGGAAGTCGATCTGCCAGTAGTAGGTATTGTAAAACGTGATTATGAAGGTAGCTCTGTTTTTATAACTGCAACTTATCAAGAAATAGACGAATTAATGGAAAGCGGCTGTGAAATGATTGCAATGGATGCGACAAACAGGGAACGACCAAATAATATTGAACTTGCAGAGCTTGTGAGCTATACACGGGAAAAGAATAGTAATATTGAGCTCATGGCCGATATTGCTACACTCGAGGAGGCTGTTCAGGCAGAGCAACTTGGGTTTGACTGTATATCCACTACTTTGCATGGTTACACCGAAATAACAAAAGGTAAAAAGCTTTACCATGATGACTTAAAATTTTTGAAGGATGTTTTGGAAAATGTGAACATACCAGTTATTGCTGAAGGAAATGTAATCACACCAGAAATGTACAAGCGTTGCATGGAACTTGGCGCATATTCCAGTGTCGTTGGTGGAGCGATTACAAGACCGAAAGAGATTACGAAACGTTTTGTTGGAATGACGGAGTGA
- a CDS encoding TRAP transporter large permease gives MTVFVLFGTFFLFTALTVPIGIALGMAGLITAIYSPNLSITFLSQGLVTSTDSFPLMAIPFFILAGEIMGKGGISTRLFDLANVFVGRFTGGFAMAAVITAMFFAAISGSGPATVAAVGGIMIPAMAAEGYDKKFATALIAAAGSLGIILPPSIPMVLYGVSANESIGDLFIGGILPGVLIGLFLIVWAYFYSKKMGYKGTNEKFSVKKLFQAINKSKWSLLVPIIILGGIYGGIFTPTEAAVVAVVYALFVSVFLHKEIKLSDLHGILRNSALSSVAIMIIIGTANAFGNILSMERIPQAFADVFLSVSQNNFIILLLIIMMLLIIGLFIDTSAAVIIFTPILIPVAMEIGMDPIHFGIVMITALAIGFITPPLGVNLFVGSGISGLSIPVLARASIPFFFVLLIGLIVIAAIPKITLLFL, from the coding sequence ATGACAGTTTTTGTTTTATTCGGCACCTTCTTTCTGTTTACTGCATTGACTGTGCCTATTGGGATAGCATTAGGAATGGCTGGTCTTATTACAGCTATTTATTCTCCTAACCTATCGATTACTTTCCTGTCTCAAGGATTAGTTACTTCTACAGACAGCTTTCCCTTAATGGCAATCCCATTCTTTATCCTTGCTGGGGAAATAATGGGGAAAGGCGGAATTTCAACACGGCTGTTTGACTTAGCTAATGTATTTGTCGGACGGTTCACAGGTGGATTTGCAATGGCTGCTGTTATCACAGCAATGTTTTTTGCAGCCATTTCAGGATCTGGGCCTGCTACAGTTGCAGCGGTTGGAGGGATTATGATTCCCGCAATGGCTGCAGAAGGATATGATAAAAAATTTGCAACAGCTCTTATTGCGGCCGCAGGATCACTGGGAATTATTTTGCCACCAAGTATACCAATGGTTTTATATGGAGTATCAGCAAATGAGTCAATTGGAGATTTATTCATTGGGGGTATTCTTCCAGGTGTTCTGATCGGGCTGTTCTTAATAGTTTGGGCATATTTTTATTCGAAAAAAATGGGCTACAAAGGAACAAATGAGAAATTCAGTGTTAAGAAATTATTCCAAGCAATCAATAAATCGAAATGGTCCTTGCTGGTCCCAATCATTATTCTAGGCGGGATTTATGGTGGAATTTTTACACCAACAGAAGCTGCAGTTGTAGCAGTGGTTTATGCTTTATTTGTCAGTGTTTTCTTACATAAGGAAATAAAGCTTAGTGACCTTCATGGAATACTAAGAAACTCTGCACTAAGTTCTGTAGCAATCATGATTATTATTGGAACTGCAAATGCATTTGGAAATATTTTATCGATGGAAAGAATACCACAGGCATTTGCAGACGTATTTTTATCTGTTTCTCAAAATAACTTCATTATATTGCTGCTTATTATTATGATGCTATTAATTATCGGCTTGTTTATTGATACATCAGCAGCAGTAATTATATTTACACCAATTCTGATTCCAGTTGCTATGGAAATCGGAATGGACCCAATACACTTTGGAATTGTAATGATTACTGCACTGGCAATTGGATTTATCACACCGCCATTAGGTGTAAACTTATTTGTTGGTTCCGGAATCTCAGGATTAAGTATACCGGTATTGGCTAGAGCATCCATTCCGTTCTTCTTTGTTCTTTTAATTGGGCTTATTGTAATAGCTGCTATACCAAAAATAACATTGCTATTCTTATAG
- a CDS encoding FadR/GntR family transcriptional regulator: protein MEIQKTSLVNIVIERIKNSILENKLKPNDKFLTEKELTEQLKVSRTVVREALISLQAVGILKIKPGGGIYIADTKLGTINSILKHHYETYGVKIRELIEIRKIIELGALRLIIEKQVPLDILQLREINESYLQAITTNGDTKKFDRIFHQSLIKATDNDTFYDFSEIIHQYFALVRIDLTENQESLIESYKQHNEIVDAIKDNDLLHAQKTMTDHFEPIFTFIKKMEEES, encoded by the coding sequence GTGGAAATTCAGAAGACTTCTCTAGTGAATATTGTTATCGAAAGAATAAAAAACTCTATTCTGGAAAATAAGTTAAAACCAAATGATAAATTTTTAACGGAAAAGGAGCTTACGGAGCAGCTGAAGGTAAGTCGAACTGTAGTAAGAGAAGCATTAATCTCACTTCAAGCTGTGGGGATTTTAAAGATTAAGCCCGGTGGCGGAATCTACATTGCAGACACGAAGCTTGGAACGATCAATTCCATTTTAAAACATCATTATGAAACGTACGGTGTAAAAATAAGGGAATTAATCGAAATTCGAAAGATCATCGAACTTGGGGCATTGCGCCTGATTATCGAAAAGCAGGTTCCATTGGATATACTACAGCTAAGAGAAATAAATGAGTCCTATCTTCAAGCGATTACAACCAATGGGGATACGAAGAAGTTTGATCGTATTTTCCATCAATCCCTTATTAAAGCAACTGATAATGATACCTTTTATGACTTCAGTGAAATTATTCATCAGTACTTTGCTCTCGTAAGAATAGATTTAACAGAGAATCAGGAATCCTTAATAGAATCGTACAAACAGCACAATGAAATTGTTGATGCCATTAAGGATAATGATTTGCTTCATGCTCAGAAAACAATGACTGATCACTTTGAACCAATTTTTACTTTTATTAAGAAAATGGAGGAAGAATCGTGA
- a CDS encoding sodium:solute symporter yields the protein MEKVGLGTVNWIVLVVYLIAMLGVGLYFTKKAGKDTDAFFKASGKIPAWAAGFSIYATTLSAITFMSTPEQAFLTDWSYAAGNLAIFAIIPILIYFYIPFFRKLNITTAYEYLEERFGPSLRVIGSLLFVLFHIGRVAIVIYLPTLAITSVSEINPVLIAAAVGGLCIIYTFLGGMEGVIWSDVIQGIILLGGAMFVVVLGISAVNGGFSTVLNDAMSNEKFITAQNFQFGTAAAAIPIIFLGSIFNNLHQYTASQDVVQRYQTTSSIKDTNKSLWTNGILALITIPIFYGMGTVLYSYYNNVEALPEGFNTSAIVPYFIVTSLPVGVAGLLIAAIFAAAQSTISSSLNSISACILVDFKQRFFNNEKSNDVALARWVVIIAGILGLAAALYLISTNRAETWNLFLAITGLFGVPIAGIFALGIFTKRANAPGVLVGLFLSAIASYFIQQTELTPFAVSMVSFFTSFGFGYIASFFFPKFHKNTTGLTIFSKNEKYVKEKIGA from the coding sequence ATGGAAAAAGTGGGTCTTGGTACAGTAAACTGGATCGTATTAGTTGTTTATTTAATCGCTATGCTTGGCGTGGGTCTATACTTCACGAAAAAGGCCGGTAAGGATACGGATGCCTTCTTTAAAGCAAGTGGTAAAATTCCTGCATGGGCAGCGGGATTCAGTATTTATGCGACAACTTTGAGTGCGATTACATTTATGTCTACTCCAGAGCAGGCATTTTTAACGGACTGGTCCTATGCAGCAGGGAACCTTGCAATATTTGCGATTATACCGATATTGATTTATTTCTATATTCCTTTCTTCAGAAAACTTAATATAACAACAGCGTATGAATATCTTGAAGAAAGATTCGGACCTTCACTAAGGGTGATAGGGAGCTTATTATTTGTTTTATTTCATATTGGACGTGTAGCGATTGTTATTTATTTGCCAACATTAGCCATTACTTCCGTTTCAGAAATTAATCCGGTGCTCATTGCAGCAGCTGTTGGAGGGTTATGTATTATCTACACATTCTTAGGTGGTATGGAAGGTGTAATCTGGAGTGATGTTATTCAAGGGATTATACTACTCGGCGGTGCAATGTTTGTTGTTGTACTTGGTATTTCTGCAGTTAATGGTGGTTTCTCAACTGTATTGAATGATGCGATGTCAAATGAAAAATTTATTACAGCGCAAAACTTTCAGTTTGGTACTGCAGCTGCAGCAATCCCAATTATTTTCCTTGGTTCCATCTTCAATAATTTGCATCAGTATACAGCGAGTCAGGATGTTGTACAGCGCTACCAGACAACAAGTTCTATCAAAGATACAAATAAATCCTTGTGGACAAATGGAATTCTTGCATTAATCACAATTCCTATATTTTATGGGATGGGAACGGTGCTTTACAGCTATTACAATAATGTGGAAGCCCTTCCTGAAGGGTTTAACACCTCGGCAATCGTTCCATATTTCATTGTGACGTCATTGCCAGTAGGTGTTGCAGGTTTACTGATTGCAGCTATTTTCGCGGCTGCTCAATCTACCATTTCATCAAGTCTTAATAGTATTTCAGCTTGTATATTGGTTGACTTTAAACAACGTTTTTTCAATAATGAGAAATCCAATGATGTTGCACTTGCAAGATGGGTAGTTATCATTGCTGGTATCCTTGGATTAGCTGCTGCTTTATATCTTATTTCCACGAATCGTGCTGAAACATGGAATTTATTTTTGGCTATAACCGGATTATTCGGTGTGCCGATTGCTGGTATATTTGCACTCGGGATCTTCACGAAACGTGCAAATGCCCCGGGTGTATTAGTTGGATTATTCCTAAGTGCAATTGCTTCATACTTTATCCAGCAAACGGAGTTAACTCCATTTGCTGTAAGTATGGTATCTTTCTTTACATCATTTGGATTTGGATATATCGCAAGCTTCTTCTTTCCTAAATTCCATAAGAACACAACTGGTCTTACAATATTCAGTAAGAATGAAAAGTATGTGAAAGAAAAAATAGGAGCTTAA
- a CDS encoding SDR family NAD(P)-dependent oxidoreductase → MFKLNNKVAIVTGSGSPKGIGRNIALRLAKQGAAIVVADLNAEGIQDTVKALEESGSKALGVEVNVTSKESVDAMIEQVLAEFGRIDILVNNAGISQKVTVEDMTLEDMTKVFNVNMFGLFLCTQAVLKPMKEQQFGRIVSLSSVSAKRGGGVFGGAHYSASKAAVLGFSKNLAREVATDGITVNCVAPGLVNTEIWKSLPEEDARKVIDGIPVGRPGETDEIASTIAFLVSEEASYITGEEIDINGGSHMD, encoded by the coding sequence ATGTTTAAATTAAATAATAAAGTGGCTATCGTAACCGGGAGTGGATCTCCAAAAGGAATTGGGAGAAATATTGCCCTGAGATTAGCAAAGCAAGGTGCAGCCATTGTTGTAGCGGACTTAAATGCTGAAGGAATTCAAGACACTGTAAAAGCGTTAGAGGAATCCGGAAGCAAGGCGCTCGGGGTAGAGGTAAATGTAACGAGTAAAGAATCGGTGGATGCGATGATAGAACAGGTTCTAGCCGAATTTGGAAGAATTGATATTCTGGTTAACAATGCAGGAATCTCTCAAAAAGTAACCGTAGAGGATATGACGTTAGAAGATATGACGAAAGTGTTTAATGTAAACATGTTTGGATTATTCCTCTGTACACAAGCAGTATTAAAACCGATGAAGGAACAACAATTTGGAAGAATAGTAAGTCTATCTTCCGTATCTGCTAAAAGAGGCGGTGGCGTGTTTGGCGGAGCACACTATTCAGCATCAAAAGCAGCGGTATTAGGATTCTCAAAAAATCTAGCACGTGAGGTAGCGACTGATGGAATTACCGTTAACTGTGTAGCACCAGGCCTGGTAAACACGGAAATTTGGAAGTCACTCCCTGAAGAAGACGCAAGAAAAGTGATCGATGGTATACCTGTCGGCCGCCCTGGTGAAACCGATGAGATCGCCTCCACAATCGCATTCTTAGTTTCAGAGGAAGCTTCTTATATAACTGGGGAAGAGATTGATATTAATGGTGGCTCGCATATGGATTAA
- a CDS encoding HTH domain-containing protein, with protein sequence MNERKKELLKILLTEYQEPLLIEELALRLDCSEKTVRNDLKPIDLYLPEISNGSIKRKPGGITLEMDETERFEVLHLLLSTSSFQGKGERRSQK encoded by the coding sequence ATGAATGAGAGAAAAAAAGAACTACTAAAAATACTTTTAACTGAATATCAAGAGCCACTTCTTATCGAGGAACTTGCCTTGCGCCTGGATTGTTCAGAAAAGACAGTGCGAAATGATTTAAAACCAATTGATTTGTATTTACCAGAGATTTCAAATGGTAGTATCAAGCGAAAACCAGGTGGTATAACGCTCGAAATGGATGAAACGGAACGCTTCGAAGTATTGCACTTGCTTTTATCAACATCATCTTTCCAAGGCAAGGGAGAACGAAGAAGTCAAAAGTAA
- a CDS encoding ROK family protein, giving the protein MGIYLSIDIGGTYIKYALMDEQHRLYNHQKIETPLNINHAILKQIETIVENTTVQYEIDGVGISTAGIVDRTAGEIIYAGPTIKNYKGTAFKSLLTDKYKLPVHVENDVNAALLGEIWKGAARNQNNVVCITLGTGIGGAHYDHQLKDGFNRQANSVGYLLYDPETQTNYEERASTAALHKRIEKELGSEFSVKTVFEHAKNGNESCVSIIVSWAKEVAKGLAQIILISDPKCILIGGGVSAQGDYLLKQIQNQLEVFLPENFLKTELKIAELFNDAALYGAVYPFFNKKNNNF; this is encoded by the coding sequence ATGGGGATTTACCTGTCCATTGATATTGGGGGTACTTACATTAAATATGCCCTGATGGATGAACAGCATAGACTTTATAACCATCAGAAGATTGAAACACCCTTAAATATCAATCATGCCATTTTAAAACAGATTGAAACAATAGTAGAGAACACAACCGTTCAATACGAGATTGATGGAGTCGGCATCAGCACCGCAGGGATTGTAGACAGGACAGCAGGGGAAATAATTTACGCTGGACCGACCATTAAAAACTATAAAGGTACAGCTTTCAAATCTTTACTCACTGACAAATACAAGCTGCCGGTACATGTTGAGAATGATGTAAATGCAGCACTGCTCGGAGAAATTTGGAAAGGTGCTGCCAGAAATCAGAATAATGTTGTTTGCATTACCTTGGGTACAGGAATTGGCGGTGCACATTATGATCATCAACTAAAGGATGGATTTAACCGCCAGGCAAATTCAGTGGGATATTTATTGTATGACCCAGAAACACAAACAAACTATGAAGAACGCGCATCAACAGCAGCACTACATAAGAGAATAGAAAAAGAATTAGGAAGCGAATTCTCAGTAAAAACCGTCTTTGAACATGCGAAAAATGGAAATGAATCCTGTGTTTCCATTATTGTGTCCTGGGCAAAAGAAGTAGCAAAGGGACTAGCACAAATTATTTTAATATCAGACCCAAAATGCATTCTAATAGGTGGTGGCGTTTCAGCTCAAGGGGATTATCTTCTCAAACAGATTCAAAATCAGCTCGAAGTATTCCTACCGGAGAATTTCCTGAAAACGGAACTGAAGATAGCTGAATTATTTAATGACGCCGCATTATATGGAGCTGTGTATCCTTTTTTTAATAAGAAAAATAACAATTTTTGA
- a CDS encoding Cof-type HAD-IIB family hydrolase has protein sequence MQKKLIIFDIDGTLYDDEKQLPASTKEAIETLQGDGHEIAIATGRSPFNFKDLREVLNINTFVSFNGQYVVRDDEVVFKNPIQRDLLEQLTAHAGQQEHPLVYMDHEGWYSNVEEHAELTEAIDSLKVDNKVGFNPSFYEKNEIYQALLFCKNDHETAYKAAVDQLDFVRWHQYSVDVLPLGGSKAKGIENLVKHLGVSPEHVYAFGDGLNDVEMLTYVHNSIAMGNGHDLAKKAAKFVTKEVGEDGILHGLQLVGLLK, from the coding sequence ATGCAAAAAAAGTTAATTATTTTTGATATAGATGGAACATTGTATGATGATGAAAAGCAGCTTCCTGCTTCGACAAAGGAAGCTATTGAAACGCTGCAGGGAGATGGGCATGAAATTGCGATTGCGACAGGTCGCTCCCCATTTAACTTTAAAGACTTGCGTGAAGTGTTAAATATCAATACGTTTGTGAGTTTTAATGGGCAATATGTCGTAAGGGACGATGAAGTTGTTTTTAAAAATCCAATCCAACGCGATTTACTGGAGCAATTAACAGCCCATGCCGGACAGCAAGAACATCCGCTGGTCTATATGGACCATGAAGGCTGGTATTCAAATGTGGAAGAGCATGCTGAATTGACAGAAGCAATAGATTCGTTGAAAGTGGATAATAAAGTAGGATTTAATCCAAGCTTCTATGAAAAGAATGAAATTTACCAAGCATTGCTTTTTTGTAAAAATGATCACGAAACAGCATACAAGGCGGCAGTGGATCAGCTTGATTTTGTCCGCTGGCATCAATATTCGGTGGATGTGTTGCCGCTTGGTGGATCAAAAGCGAAGGGCATTGAAAATCTAGTAAAGCATTTAGGAGTTTCCCCTGAACATGTTTATGCATTTGGTGACGGACTGAACGATGTTGAAATGCTGACATATGTTCACAATAGCATTGCAATGGGAAATGGACATGATTTAGCAAAAAAAGCTGCCAAATTCGTAACAAAAGAAGTAGGCGAAGATGGGATTTTACATGGCTTGCAATTGGTTGGTCTGTTGAAATAG